The nucleotide window CGATTGTAGCCGACCATCCCCTGCGAACCCGCTTCCCTGCCCTCTGTGGCGCCCGAAAATCAGGGCTGCGGCAGATTTTTGCGGCCCTGTTGCAAGGTCGCCCGCATCTCGTCCAGCGACAAGGTGGTTTCCGGACGCACATTCAGGCGGGGCGCGGGCTTGAACGCATGGCCGTAAATGATCTCAAAAGTCAGCTTCAGCCGCCCATCTGCACTGGATGCGGCCTGTGACTGCGCGATGGCCGTGTGCAGCTGGTCGCGCCACCCCCTGCCACGCAGACCGGCGAAACGCGCCGCATGCAGGTTGCGCCCCAGCCCCCGCAGCTCGGCCAACAGGTTTTGCGGTGAGGAATAACTCAACGTGATGTGCTCCATGTCCATCACCGGCTCGGCAAAACCAGCGTGCACCAGCATGTCGCCCCAGTCGTGCATGTCGGTGAATTCATGGGACGGCGCGGGCCAGCCTTGCGCGGCATAGACGGCGCGTATTTCACGCAGCGTATCCGGCCCCAGGCAGGAAAACATCAGAAAACCCTCCACGCCGATCAGGCTGTGCCACTGGGCAATCAGCGCTTGTGGGTCGCTCGCCATATGCAGTGCCATGTTGGCCCACAACATGTCCACGGGCTGGGCTGGGCGCTCAAAGTGCAGTGGCGCAGCACGCCAATGGGCCGGATTCCACCACGGATTTGCTATCAATTTAAGAGCTGCTTGCGCATTATCCACGCCGGCTTCGAGCACAAAACACTCGGATTTTGGGTAACGCTTGGCAATCAGCGCCTGCGCCTGCACGCCACCACGCAGCGGCTGCCAATGCGCCCAGCGGGCCGGTGGCTTGGCAATCCACTGCAGGCGCTCCTCCATGCGGCGAGCGACTTCTTCGTGCAGCCAGGGCGAAGGGGACTGCGGCATGGCAGCCCAGCGCTGCGCGGCCATGGGGTCAAGGGAAGGGGGGCGCTGGTTACTCATGGCTTGGAATGGGGCGTGGCGAGTATATTGGTTCGATGTTTCGCCGCTTGCTCCAAGGGGTATCCCGGACAACCACATGGCGCCTGCCCAGCCAGTGCGCCGTGTGCCACGCCTGGCCTGCGCAGCCGGTCTGCGAGGCCTGCGTGGGCCTGTTTGGCCAACCCGTTCCGCGCTGCACCACCTGCGCCCGGCCGGTACTGGCGAGCATGCGGCAATGTGGCGCCTGCATCACCAAGCCTCCTCAGCTGGACCGCTGCCTGGCCGCCGTCCCGTACGCCTACCCCTGGTCAACGCTGGTGGTGGACTTCAAATTTCAGGAACATCCCGCCTGGGCCCCGCGATTTGCCACCCTGATGCGCAGCGCACCCTGGGTGGAGCCCGCACTGGAAGCCGCCGATCTGGTCATTCCCATGCCGCTGTCGCGCGAACGGTTGCGCACACGCGGATTCAACCAGGCTTTGCTGCTGGCCCGGGCGCTTGAGCCAGCCAAACTGATGGCCAGTGTCCTGCTACGCATCGTGGACACACCGCCGCAAAGCTCCCTGCCCCGCAAGCAACGACTGACCAGCGTGCAGAACGCCTTTGCGGTGGAGCCGCTGCAGGCGCACCGTCTTCAGGGGACAAGCGTGGTACTGGTGGATGACGTGATGACCAGCGGCGCCTCCCTGCACGCCGCGGCCAAGGTTTTGCGGCAAGCCGGCGTCACACACATCACCGCGCTGGTCTTTGCCCGTACGGAATGACATAGCCCCCACGCTCCACCGCTACGCGGGTCGCTGCCCCCCAAGGGGGCTGTGCTTGCTTGGGGCGGCCCGGCGCAGCGCACAATCTAGCGATGTTTAATATTGTTCTGGTCGAACCCGAAATCCCTCCCAACACGGGCAACGTGATCCGCCTGGCGGCCAACACGGGTTGCACGTTGCACCTGGTGGAGCCGCTGGGTTTCTCCATGGACGACAAACACATGCGCAGGGCCGGGCTGGACTACCACGAGTACGCCATGCTGCGCCGCCATGCCAGTTGGCAGGCATTTCTGGAAACCGAACGCCCAGCCCCCGAGCGCCTGTTCACCCTGACCACCCGCGGCACGCGCAGTCCCTACGAGGTGGCCTTTCAGGCTGGTGACTGGCTGGTGTTTGGCTCGGAGACCAAAGGCATTTCAGACACGGTACGTGCCTCGTTTGGACCTGGCCAAAGTCTCAAGCTGCCGATGCGCGAAGGACAGCGCAGCCTGAATCTGTCGAACGCCGTGGCGGTGACCGTGTTTGAGGCTTGGCGGCAGAACGCATTCCGCTGAACCAGCCCCTTCCCCGCTTGTCTAGGGGTACATGCGCGAAATCGACTCCGCCACACATACCGGCTTGGCAGCGCCTTCGCGCTCGATGGTGACTTCCCACAGCGACTGCTTGCCGTTGTTGTCAATGGCGTCGCAGGACACCAGCTTCAAACGCGCGCGCAGGCGGCTGTCCACGGGCACGGGCGCAACAAAGCGCACCTTGTTGAGTCCGTAGTTCACGCCCATGCGCACCTTCTTCACGGTAAGTGCGTTGTCAAAGAATTGGGGGATCATCGAGAGCGTCAGAAACCCATGGGCAATGGGCGCGCCGAACGGGCCTTGCTTGGCTTTTTCCACATCCACATGGATCCACTGGTGGTCGCCCGTGGCTTCAGCAAACAGATTGATGTGTTGCTGCGTGACAGCAATCCAGTCGCTGACTGCGACCTCCTGGCCGACCTGGGTGGCCAATTCGTCAAGGGTTTCGAAGGTTTTCATGGCACGACTGTAGTCAAGCCACCGGCCCGACACTGTCTATCACGGGACATCCCCGGGTTTTCTCTAGGAATCCAGCCACTGGCAGATCGGCTGCCACTGCGCCAGATCGCGCTCCACCCGGCTGGGCGCCACGTCAAACACCGACAGGCCGCGCGCAGCGAGATGGATGTAGTTTTGCGTGTCGCGCAGATACCCAAGCACCGGCAAACCCAGGGAATCGACAAACTCGTGCAGTTTGTCAGCGGCAATCGTGCGCGCGTCCACCCGCATGCCGACGATACCGATCTTTGCTTTCAGGGCGTGCTGGTTGGTGGCCAGTTCGTCCAGAAAGGCACGCGTGGCGAAGATGTCGAAAATGCTGGGCTGCAGCGGCACGATGATTTTGTCCGCCAGCTTGAGTACGTCCTTGAGGCGCTTGCCATGCAGGCCTGCCGGGGTGTCGAGCACCACATGGGTCGTGCCCTTGGGCGGCTTGGCGATCTGGTCGTCCCCCACATCCCAGGTGGAAATCGGCCGGGCTGCGGGCGGGCGCAGGCTGAGCCACAGGCGGGACGACTGCTGGCGATCCGCATCGCCGACCATCACCGCATGTCCTTTGGACGCGAAATAGCCCGCGATGTTGGTCGACAAAGTGGACTTTCCCACCCCGCCTTTGGGATTGGCAACTACAACCACAGGCATAAAGACTCCCTAAGAGTGAACTTTGCGCTATGTTATCGGCATGCCTCCAGAAAACCAACCTTTAACAGCGCAAGGCGCACCCAAACCCATCTATCTGGTTGCCGCGCACCCGAATTGGCGTGAATCCCGCGTCAACCGGCGTTTGCTCCAGGCTGCCCGCCAGGCGGGGCCGGTCGAGGTATGTGACCTCTTTGCCACCTATCCGGACTACCACGTGGACATTCCCGCCGAACAGGCGCGCCTGAGCACCGCCCAACTGGTGGTACTGCTGCACCCGATTCAGTGGTATTCCATGCCCGCCCTGCTCAAGCTGTGGCTGGACGAGGTATTTGCCTTTGGCTGGGCCTATGGCGGCGGCAACGCCCTGCAGGGCAAGGACCTGTGGCTGGTGGCCACTACCGGCGGGCCCGAGGCGGCCTACCACCCGCAGGGATACAACCGCTATTTCTTCGACGCCTTTATGCCGCCCTATGAGCAGACCGCCAATCTGTGCGGCATGCGTTTTTTGCCGCCACTGGTGCTGCACGGCGCACACCGTGTACCCGAGGCCGATGTGCAGGCCCACATCGACGTATTTGCCGACCGCCTGCAAACCTACCCAGTCTGGCCAGAGCTGGAAGACCTGGAGCAATGTGTGGCCTGTGAGGTACCCACAACGGACCGCCCCACGCCACCCGCCACCCTGCACATGGAACCCACCTGATGGAACATACCCCGACCTGGCTGGTCAACAGCTTTATCTATCTGAGCGCCGCAGTAATTGCCGTGCCATTGAGCCAAGCGCTGGGCCTGGGCTCCATCATTGGTTATCTGGCCGCGGGCATTGCCATTGGCCCGTGGGGACTGGGGCTGGTGACCAACGTGGAAGACATCCTGCACTTTGCCGAATTTGGCGTAGTGCTGATGCTGTTTCTGATCGGCCTGGAACTGGAGCCCAAGCGCCTGTGGAACATGCGCCGCCCTATCTTTGGCACCGGTAGCGCCCAGGTGCTGGGCTGCGCCGTGCTACTCACCGCGGTGGCCATGGCCTTTGGCGTGGGCTGGCGCGTGGCGGTCGTGGCGGGGCTGGGCCTGGCCCTGTCCAGCACCGCCATTGCGCTGCAGGTCATGGGCGAGCGCAACCTGTTGCCCACCACCAGCGGGCAATCGGCGTTTTCCATCCTGCTGTTCCAGGACGTGGCGGCCATCCCCATCCTCGCCCTGCTCCCCTTGTTGGGCGTGGCCTCTATGGAAAATAGCGCTGTAGCCAGCACCAGTCCTGCGCTGGAAGCTCTCAAAATCATAGCGGTTATTGTTGGCATTGTGCTCGGCGGCCGGTTGCTACTGCGCCCGCTGTTCCGCTGGATTGCACGCTCCAATACGCC belongs to Rhodoferax saidenbachensis and includes:
- the trmL gene encoding tRNA (uridine(34)/cytosine(34)/5-carboxymethylaminomethyluridine(34)-2'-O)-methyltransferase TrmL, which produces MFNIVLVEPEIPPNTGNVIRLAANTGCTLHLVEPLGFSMDDKHMRRAGLDYHEYAMLRRHASWQAFLETERPAPERLFTLTTRGTRSPYEVAFQAGDWLVFGSETKGISDTVRASFGPGQSLKLPMREGQRSLNLSNAVAVTVFEAWRQNAFR
- a CDS encoding ParA family protein, with amino-acid sequence MPVVVVANPKGGVGKSTLSTNIAGYFASKGHAVMVGDADRQQSSRLWLSLRPPAARPISTWDVGDDQIAKPPKGTTHVVLDTPAGLHGKRLKDVLKLADKIIVPLQPSIFDIFATRAFLDELATNQHALKAKIGIVGMRVDARTIAADKLHEFVDSLGLPVLGYLRDTQNYIHLAARGLSVFDVAPSRVERDLAQWQPICQWLDS
- a CDS encoding ComF family protein, whose product is MCHAWPAQPVCEACVGLFGQPVPRCTTCARPVLASMRQCGACITKPPQLDRCLAAVPYAYPWSTLVVDFKFQEHPAWAPRFATLMRSAPWVEPALEAADLVIPMPLSRERLRTRGFNQALLLARALEPAKLMASVLLRIVDTPPQSSLPRKQRLTSVQNAFAVEPLQAHRLQGTSVVLVDDVMTSGASLHAAAKVLRQAGVTHITALVFARTE
- a CDS encoding MaoC family dehydratase, with translation MKTFETLDELATQVGQEVAVSDWIAVTQQHINLFAEATGDHQWIHVDVEKAKQGPFGAPIAHGFLTLSMIPQFFDNALTVKKVRMGVNYGLNKVRFVAPVPVDSRLRARLKLVSCDAIDNNGKQSLWEVTIEREGAAKPVCVAESISRMYP
- a CDS encoding NAD(P)H-dependent oxidoreductase; amino-acid sequence: MPPENQPLTAQGAPKPIYLVAAHPNWRESRVNRRLLQAARQAGPVEVCDLFATYPDYHVDIPAEQARLSTAQLVVLLHPIQWYSMPALLKLWLDEVFAFGWAYGGGNALQGKDLWLVATTGGPEAAYHPQGYNRYFFDAFMPPYEQTANLCGMRFLPPLVLHGAHRVPEADVQAHIDVFADRLQTYPVWPELEDLEQCVACEVPTTDRPTPPATLHMEPT